One window of Dechloromonas sp. ZY10 genomic DNA carries:
- a CDS encoding zinc-binding dehydrogenase, with protein sequence MKALLLNQVGCPYELSLEEVPVPVPGPGEVRIKVAYSSINPVDFKFAKGGSSLALPHVLGIDAAGIVDAVGPEVSAWKAGDRVVALNNLLRWGGFAEYVVVSQDIVSAIPAHLAFDAAATIPCAGITAWQAVYRKAHLEAGQSVLVNAGGGGVGGFVIQLAKALGATVYATASSEPERLRKLGADAVINYKTENVVERVMALSGGRGVDAVIDMVSGAASAALLPVLRHNGHIVCVVGRPSDATLPPWGKAISIHDVALGFAYQHGDSDNLRDIARGGEFMAKQMADGQLDPMIRQVIPLEAVPDALRAAEAGQNQGKVVIRIADLP encoded by the coding sequence ATGAAAGCACTGTTGCTCAATCAAGTCGGCTGCCCCTACGAACTGTCGCTCGAAGAAGTTCCTGTGCCTGTCCCCGGGCCGGGCGAGGTTCGCATCAAGGTCGCGTATTCCAGCATCAATCCGGTCGATTTCAAATTTGCCAAGGGCGGCAGTTCGCTGGCCCTGCCGCATGTGCTGGGGATTGATGCGGCAGGCATCGTCGATGCCGTGGGGCCTGAGGTTTCCGCCTGGAAGGCCGGCGACCGCGTGGTCGCCCTGAACAACCTCCTGCGCTGGGGCGGGTTTGCCGAGTACGTGGTGGTGAGCCAGGACATTGTCAGTGCGATACCGGCACATCTGGCGTTCGATGCGGCCGCCACGATCCCCTGTGCCGGCATCACCGCCTGGCAGGCGGTTTATCGCAAGGCGCACCTGGAGGCCGGCCAGTCGGTACTCGTCAATGCCGGCGGTGGCGGCGTAGGCGGATTCGTCATCCAGCTTGCCAAGGCGCTGGGTGCCACGGTGTACGCAACCGCCTCCAGCGAGCCGGAACGGCTTCGTAAACTGGGTGCCGATGCGGTCATCAACTACAAGACTGAAAACGTCGTGGAGCGCGTCATGGCGCTTTCCGGTGGGCGAGGTGTCGATGCGGTGATCGACATGGTCTCGGGAGCGGCCTCCGCTGCTTTGCTGCCAGTGTTGCGTCACAACGGTCACATCGTCTGCGTGGTGGGCCGCCCCAGTGATGCGACGCTGCCTCCGTGGGGAAAGGCCATCTCCATCCACGACGTTGCTCTAGGGTTTGCCTACCAGCACGGCGATAGCGATAACCTGCGTGACATCGCCCGGGGTGGCGAATTCATGGCGAAACAGATGGCCGACGGCCAGCTTGACCCGATGATCCGTCAGGTGATTCCGCTGGAGGCCGTGCCGGACGCCCTCCGAGCGGCCGAGGCAGGCCAGAACCAAGGCAAGGTGGTCATTCGCATTGCCGATCTTCCATGA
- a CDS encoding type 1 glutamine amidotransferase domain-containing protein produces MTTRILMIVTSSNLMGNTDKPTGLWAEELAVPYYALVDAGASVVIASTAGGKAPIDPGSVKAWGTNHPAVERMLTDPALQAMIENTRPVLELKVEDFDAVFFPGGHGTMWDLPTDRGVKAAVESAYGQGKFIASVCHGAAGLVSAVRGDGQPMVQGHRVNSFTDAEEREVGLAGVVPFMLESHLRELGGVFEGGDNWQAFAIRDGQLITGQNPQSSEKVADMLIEALGMKA; encoded by the coding sequence ATGACAACCCGTATTCTGATGATCGTCACCTCCAGCAACCTGATGGGCAATACCGACAAGCCCACCGGCCTCTGGGCCGAAGAACTCGCCGTGCCGTACTACGCCCTCGTTGATGCCGGCGCCTCGGTGGTGATTGCCTCCACCGCCGGCGGCAAAGCGCCCATCGACCCTGGCAGTGTCAAAGCCTGGGGAACGAATCACCCTGCTGTCGAACGGATGCTGACCGATCCGGCCTTGCAGGCCATGATTGAAAATACCCGCCCCGTACTCGAGTTGAAGGTCGAAGACTTCGATGCAGTTTTCTTTCCAGGCGGACACGGCACGATGTGGGACCTGCCAACGGATCGCGGCGTGAAAGCCGCAGTGGAGTCTGCTTATGGCCAGGGCAAGTTCATCGCTTCGGTCTGCCACGGCGCCGCCGGTCTGGTCTCCGCCGTTCGGGGCGATGGGCAGCCGATGGTGCAGGGCCACCGTGTGAATTCGTTCACCGACGCTGAGGAGCGCGAAGTCGGCTTGGCTGGCGTGGTTCCTTTCATGCTGGAAAGCCACTTGCGTGAGTTGGGCGGTGTCTTCGAAGGGGGCGATAACTGGCAGGCCTTTGCCATTCGGGACGGCCAGCTGATCACCGGCCAGAACCCCCAGTCTTCGGAAAAGGTTGCCGACATGCTGATCGAAGCCCTTGGCATGAAGGCTTGA